A stretch of the Sphingomonas sp. CL5.1 genome encodes the following:
- a CDS encoding MmcQ/YjbR family DNA-binding protein, which translates to MSPDSDIALARVREIALALPAAAERLSHGAPGFHIEKGKFFAYFWHNHHGDGETVAIVKTDDGEEQATLIEMDPDFYFRPAYLGPYGWVAMRLDREDTDWDRVADRIARSWELVAPRRLLEMGGR; encoded by the coding sequence GTGAGTCCAGATTCGGATATTGCGCTCGCCCGCGTGCGCGAGATCGCGCTGGCGCTGCCCGCCGCCGCCGAGCGGCTGAGCCACGGCGCGCCCGGATTCCATATCGAAAAGGGCAAGTTCTTCGCCTATTTCTGGCACAATCATCACGGCGACGGAGAGACGGTGGCGATCGTCAAGACCGACGACGGCGAGGAGCAGGCGACGCTGATCGAGATGGACCCGGATTTCTATTTCCGCCCCGCCTATCTCGGCCCCTATGGCTGGGTGGCGATGCGGCTGGATCGCGAAGACACCGACTGGGACCGGGTGGCGGACCGTATCGCGCGGAGCTGGGAACTGGTCGCCCCGCGCCGCCTGCTGGAGATGGGCGGCCGATGA
- the purN gene encoding phosphoribosylglycinamide formyltransferase produces the protein MSGPAKIAILVSGRGSNMQSLVKAAGDVYQVVVVASDKPEAAGLAWARERGIPTFALSPKGIGKIAYEAALDGALRAAGAEYIALAGYMRLLSDKFVADWRGRIVNIHPSLLPKYKGLDTHARAIEAGDAEAGCSIHLVTEELDGGEVLGQARVPILPGDDAETLAARVLAEEHRLYPRVLAEWLTR, from the coding sequence ATGAGCGGGCCGGCGAAGATCGCGATCCTCGTTTCCGGGCGCGGATCGAACATGCAATCGCTGGTGAAGGCGGCAGGCGACGTCTATCAGGTGGTGGTGGTCGCCTCCGACAAACCGGAGGCCGCCGGCCTGGCCTGGGCGCGCGAACGGGGTATCCCCACCTTCGCGCTGTCGCCCAAGGGCATCGGCAAGATCGCCTATGAGGCCGCGCTGGACGGCGCGCTGCGCGCGGCGGGCGCCGAATATATCGCGCTCGCCGGCTATATGCGGCTGCTGTCCGACAAGTTCGTCGCGGACTGGCGCGGGCGGATCGTCAACATCCATCCCTCGCTGCTGCCGAAATACAAGGGCCTCGACACCCACGCCCGCGCGATCGAGGCCGGCGATGCGGAGGCCGGCTGCTCGATCCACCTCGTCACCGAGGAACTGGACGGCGGCGAGGTGCTCGGGCAGGCGCGCGTGCCGATCCTGCCGGGCGACGACGCGGAAACGCTGGCGGCGCGCGTGCTGGCGGAGGAACATCGCCTCTATCCGCGCGTCCTTGCGGAATGGCTGACGCGGTGA
- the purM gene encoding phosphoribosylformylglycinamidine cyclo-ligase: MTEDRGNTPYTYADAGVSIASGNALVRAIAPLARATRRPGADADLGGFGGFFDLRAAGFTDPLLVAANDGVGTKLKLAIEHERHEGVGVDLVAMCANDLIVQGAEPLFFLDYYATGRLDNGVAEQVVASIAEGCRIAGCALIGGETAEMPGMYAEGDYDLAGFCVGAVERSAVLTGADIAPGDVILGLASSGVHSNGFSLVRRLAADKGWKLDRPALFDRDRLLIDTLMAPTRIYVKSLLPLVRERRVKGLAHITGGGLLENIPRVLPAGCHATIDADAWPQPRLMAFLQAQGTIEPEEMARTFNCGIGMAVIVAADAAGAVTIALEEAGETVFRIGAIAAGERGCTVRGSAETWSARGDWTATHNA, from the coding sequence ATGACCGAAGATCGTGGCAACACGCCCTATACCTACGCCGATGCGGGCGTTTCGATCGCCAGCGGCAACGCGCTGGTCCGCGCCATCGCCCCCCTCGCCCGCGCGACGCGGCGGCCGGGCGCGGACGCGGACCTCGGCGGATTCGGCGGCTTCTTCGATCTGCGCGCGGCGGGGTTCACCGATCCGCTGCTGGTCGCGGCGAACGACGGTGTCGGCACCAAGCTGAAGCTCGCGATCGAGCATGAGCGGCATGAGGGCGTCGGCGTGGATCTGGTCGCGATGTGCGCCAACGACCTGATCGTGCAGGGCGCGGAGCCGCTGTTCTTCCTCGATTATTACGCGACCGGCCGGCTCGACAATGGCGTCGCCGAGCAGGTCGTCGCCTCGATCGCGGAAGGGTGCAGGATCGCCGGCTGCGCGCTAATCGGCGGCGAGACGGCGGAGATGCCCGGCATGTATGCCGAGGGCGATTACGACCTCGCCGGCTTCTGCGTCGGCGCGGTGGAGCGGTCGGCGGTGCTGACCGGGGCGGATATCGCGCCCGGCGACGTCATCCTCGGCCTCGCTTCGTCCGGCGTTCATTCCAACGGCTTCTCGCTGGTCCGGCGGCTGGCGGCCGACAAGGGCTGGAAGCTCGATCGCCCCGCGCTGTTCGACCGGGACCGGCTGCTGATCGACACGCTGATGGCGCCGACCCGCATCTATGTGAAAAGCCTGCTGCCACTCGTCCGCGAGCGCCGCGTCAAGGGGCTGGCGCATATCACCGGCGGCGGCCTGCTGGAGAATATCCCGCGCGTGCTGCCCGCCGGCTGCCATGCGACGATCGATGCGGATGCCTGGCCGCAACCGCGCCTGATGGCTTTCCTCCAGGCGCAGGGCACGATCGAGCCGGAGGAGATGGCGCGCACCTTCAACTGCGGCATCGGCATGGCGGTGATCGTCGCGGCCGATGCGGCCGGAGCGGTGACCATTGCGCTGGAGGAAGCCGGCGAAACCGTGTTCCGCATCGGCGCGATCGCCGCGGGCGAGCGCGGCTGTACCGTGCGTGGCTCGGCCGAGACGTGGAGCGCGCGCGGCGACTGGACCGCGACGCATAACGCATGA